One window from the genome of Cryptococcus neoformans var. neoformans JEC21 chromosome 12 sequence encodes:
- a CDS encoding expressed protein has product MSAHGSAEAYEKYVQAGRLAAEAYYHALQLAKMNSDITLAELSEAGDKYIQDRSFGQINDGICHPTTAQLDYIICNNALKSGNLLKADGSQLLKLQLGAHIDGYGAVVGGNFLLGESLAAKQLSKTATEVAKLVLDLIKPGTTNGDLVKKVDEYMRRTPYRGVPGLLAHNHTQYDIQGPKEIDLFPSGDKQHEEGITFETGEVYTVEVWITDAKDPSPQPAADLDKTLHQIPPSKDISSLSAEIKEAYNCITKKVGTFPFHTRVLGDSALVNAGDVLEAADILATYPAFTLKDRSKAVAQSVVSFIVTIDGVHVLSAPILS; this is encoded by the exons ATGTCAGCCCATGGATCGGCCGA AGCGTACGAGAAATACGTGCAAGCAGGACGTCTAGCTGCTGAGGCTTATTACCATGCCTTACAATTGGCAAAGATGAACAGCGACATTACGCTTGCTGAGCTTTCCGAAGCTGGAGATAAGTATATTCAGGACCGAAGTTTTGGCCAAATCAACGACG GTATATGTCATCCAACTACGGCTCAGCTGGATTATATCATTTGTAACAACGCTCTCAAGTCTGGGAACCTTTTGAAAGCGGATGGCTCTCAACTGCTCAAACTTCAATTGGGCGCCCATATTGAT GGCTACGGCGCCGTTGTGGGAGGGAA TTTCCTGCTTGGGGAATCGTTAGCTGCCAAACAATTATCTAAAACAGCCACTGAAGTAGCCAAGTTGGTTCTCGACCTTATAAAG CCTGGTACGACAAACGGCGATCTGGTCAAGAAAGTTGATGAATATATGAGGCGTACTCCTTATCGTGGTGTCCCGGGTTTACTTGCCCATAAT CATACTCAGTACGACATTCAAGGACCCAAAGAGATTGATCTATTCCCATCTGGCGATAAACAGCATGAGGAAGGGATAACTTTTGAGACAGGCGAAGTGTACACAGTTGAGGTCTGGATTACAGACGCCAAAGACCCGTCG CCACAACCAGCCGCTGATCTTGATAAGACTCTCCACCAGATTCCTCCTAGCAAGGACATCAGCTCGTTGTCCGCGGAGATTAAGGAAGCTTACAACTGCATCACGAAGAAG GTTGGCACTTTTCCATTCCACACTCGAGTGCTTGGCGACTCAGCACTCGTCAACGCGGGAGACGTCTTGGAGGCGGCCGACATCCTAGCGACTTACCCTGCTTT CACTCTGAAGGATCGTTCCAAAGCAGTAGCGCAGAGCGTCGTGAGCTTCATTGTAACGATTGATGGCGTCCATGTCCTGTCCGCCCCTATTCTCTCTTGA
- a CDS encoding CAT1 catalase, putative has protein sequence MSARNLASGTPYRKNLSPANSSHFDAPSVSSTSDSVKSAYSVGYTPVPTADRSYSGLLHGTLSKVFRKGGQEIIVSEEPVSFSSSKEDSESTRFNGCPYMNGSIPQTPTPKSTSKSASVAVPVPLPPPSAARLKVQKQNDSIPRENGNALADDVGKLTVRSYEKDRDLKSQEVIYTTSNGVPVPHPYAVQRAGVNGPLLLQDFHLIDLLSHFDRERIPERVVHAKGSGAHGTWECTDGLEDLCLANMFQKGTTCPLTIRFSTVGGESGSPDLARDPRGFAVKFRTAEGNWDFVANNTPVFFLRDPAKFPHFIHTQKRDPATHLSGGDDSTMFWDYLSQNPESIHQVMILMSDRGIPAGWRHMHGYYGHTLKIVNDNGDWVYAQFHLISDQGNKFFTSEEASTKSPDWGQKDLYEAIGRGEYPSWTMKVQVMTQEQAEEAWEKKRINVFDLTHVWPHGDYPLRTIGKITLNENPSNYFAEVEQATFNPAHMIPGVEPSADPVLQARLFSYPDAHRHRVGANYQQLPVNQSATPYATGNFQRDGAMAFYNQGGRPAYLSSIEPIKFREKRVNLNKVHGQFIGEAVSFLSEIRPEDFNAPRALWQKVFSDESKERFIQTVAGHMSTCKRKEIIARQIAIFRQVSPDLGARLEKATNVRGYGSIEGMSFNGTHNGFGVKRGANGLRQDADVVFNNGAPQKTQRAR, from the exons ATGTCTGCTCGTAACCTAGCCTCTGGTACGCCGTACCGCAAGAACCTGTCGCCAGCCAACAGTTCGCACTTCGATGCTCCGTCAGTATCTTCTACTTCCGACTCAGTCAAGTCGGCATATTCTGTTGGCTACACTCCTGTGCCAACTGCCGACCGTTCCTATTCCGGTTTACTTCACGGCACACTATCCAAAGTGTTCCGCAAGGGCGGTCAAGAAATCATTGTATCCGAAGAGCCTGTGTCTTTTAGCTCTTCCAAGGAAGACTCTGAATCCACTCGCTTCAATGGCTGTCCTTACATGAACGGTAGTATCCCTCAGACTCCGACACCAAAGTCGACGTCCAAATCAGCTTCAGTTGCCGTTCCTGTTCCTTTGccccctccttctgctGCGCGTCTGAAGGTCCAAAAACAAAATGATTCAATCCCTCGAGAGAATGGCAACGCTCTGGCGGACGATGTGGGAAAGTTGACTGTTCGATCATACGAGAAGGATAGGGACCTTAAGTCCCAGGAGGT TATCTATACTACATCCAACGGTGTTCCGGTGCCCCACCCGTATGCTGTTCAGCGGGCTGGTGTTAACGgtccccttcttctgcaagACTTCCATTTGATTGACTTACTCTCTCACTTTGATCGCGAAAG GATCCCCGAAAGAGTGGTCCATGCCAAGGGCTCAGGTGCCCATGGTACCTGGGAGTGTACAGACGGCCTAGAGGACCTCTGCCTCGCCAACATGTTCCAAAAGGGCACTACCTGTCCTTTGACTATTCGATTTTCAACCGTCGGGGGAGAATCGGGATCTCCTGACCTTGCTCG TGATCCTCGTGGTTTTGCTGTCAAATTTAGAACGGCTGAGGGTAACTGGGACTTCGTTGCGAATAACACTCCCGTTTTCTTTC TGCGCGACCCAGCCAAGTTCCCTCACTTCATTCACACTCAGAAACGGGACCCAGCCACCCATCTTAGCGGCGGAGATGATTCCACCATGTTCTGGGACTACCTTTCTCAGAATCCTGAATCCATTCACCAGGTCATG ATACTCATGTCTGATCGAGGCATTCCCGCGGGATGGCGTCACATGCATGGTTATTACGGGCACACCCTCAAGATCGTTAATGACAATGGCGACTGGGTTTATGCCCAATTCCACCTCATCTCTGACCAGGGCAACAAGTTCTTTACGAGCGAGGAGGCATCTACCAAATCACCTGACTGGGGTCAGAAGGACTTGTACGAAGCTATTGGGCGTGGAGA GTACCCATCTTGGACGATGAAGGTCCAAGTTATGACACAAGAACAAGCAgaggaggcatgggaaaaGAAGCGGATCAATGTCTTTGACTTGACCCACGTCTGGCCTCATGGAGATTATCCACTCAGGACTATAGGCAAGATCACCTTGAATGAGAATCCTAGT AATTACTTTGCTGAGGTTGAGCAAGCGACGTTCAACCCTGCTCACATGATCCCAGGCGTAGAACCCTCTGCCGACCCTGTACTCCAAGCCCGACTGTTCTCTTACCCTGACGCGCACCGCCACCGTGTTGGTGCCAACTACCAACAGCTTCCAGTCAATCAATCGGCCACCCCTTACGCAACGGGCAACTTTCAACGCGATGGTGCCATGGCTTTCTACAATCAGGGAGGAAGACCCGCTTATCTCTCCAGTATCGAGCCCATCAAGTTCCGAGAGAAGCGCGTCAACCTTAACAAAGTGCACGGTCAATTTATCGGTGAAGCTGTCAGCTTCCTCAGCGAGATCCGTCCTGAGGACTTTAACGCCCCTCGTGCCCTTTGGCAGAAAGTGTTCAGCGACGAGTCAAAGGAACGTTTCATTCAGACTGTCGCCGGGCACATGTCGACCTGCAAGCGCAAGGAAATTATTGCCCGTCAAATTGCCATTTTCCGACAAGTATCGCCTGATCTTGGTGCTCGTCTCGAGAAGGCCACCAATGTCAGGGGCTATGGGAGTATTGAGGGGATGTCTTTCAACGGTACTCATAATGGCTTTGGTGTTAAGCGTGGGGCGAACGGCCTTCGCCAAGATGCGGACGTTGTGTTCAATAATGGTGCTCCTCAGAAGACTCAGAGGGCTCGTTGA
- a CDS encoding amine oxidase, putative — protein sequence MPPPVTDDGYHWTRSTGMQQGVLRCKGVVDPPSRIDNSFLEYDVVVIGAGYAGLIAARELVQRGHSVALLEARDRVGGRTWTAEVDGYMYEMGGTWVTHWMGYLQKEMERYGMEDDLITTRLKGAGDDFYTLNVPGAKPRKMSHAEAGALAARAWDIFVNVDGNGGRTVCPLPHAPFNNVRTTKADVEAIDQLSAVDRLEQIGHLLTNEERGVLEALLLHISGGTLETTSTWDIVHSNALQGHSSVNFEEVWTTYKLREGQSGLARAMFDEACIAGLDYAFKTPVDTIRDLRNFVEIHTTTGSTFRATRVISTIPLNVLHTIKFDPPVSPTRAEAFRLGHVNHMSKIHAEVKGDIASWCGLTYPAKLMFGYSDGLYPNGNTHIVTFGADETDDFVPEKNPEQVIEAMNRIRPVDVQRMVFHNWNTDPWSMAGPAWYRPGYATKYQEELQSRHGNIFFASADWARGWRAAIDGALEQGFCNAQSVSRELQGRHWKRGYFLPQGDSVSDSIPHVGAMKGGVNGKDGVNGLSNGVNGFHI from the exons ATGCCTCCTCCTGTTACCGACGATGGCTACCACTGGACCCGTTCTACAGGTATGCAACAAGGTGTACTCCGTTGTAAAGGGGTTGTGGACCCTCCAAGCCGGATTGACAATAGTTTCCTTGAATATGATGTCGTGGTCATTGGCGCTGGCTATGCCGGTCTGATCGCGGCTAGAGAGCTTGTGCAGCGCG GCCATTCCGTTGCTCTTCTCGAAGCCCGAGACCGTGTCGGAGGAAGAACCTGGACTGCCGAAGTTGATG gatatatgtatgagatGGGTGGTACATGGGTCACCCATTGGATGGGTTACCTACAAAAAGAAATGGAGCGATACGGCATGGAGGATGATCTCATTACCACAAGGCTTAAAGGGGCCGGAGACGACTTCTACACTTTGAATGTACCAG GTGCTAAGCCGCGCAAAATGTCTCACGCCGAAGCAGGCGCTCTCGCAGCTCGCGCCTGGGATATTTTCGTCAACGTAGATGGCAATGGCGGGCGCACCGTCTGTCCCCTCCCCCACGCTCCCTTCAATAACGTCAGAACAACCAAAGCCGATGTCGAGGCTATCGATCAACTATCAGCAGTCGACCGCCTGGAGCAGATTGGGCATTTGCTCACCAATGAGGAACGGGGAGTTCTTGAGGCTTTGCTTCTTCATATCTCCGGAGGTACTCTTGAGACTACATCCACCTGGGATATTGTTCACTCCAATGCTCTCCAAGGACATTCTTCGGTCAATTTTGAAGAAGTATGGACTACTTACAAGCTCCGTGAGGGTCAATCTGGTCTTGCAAGAGCTATGTTCGACGAAGCTTGTATTGCAGGCTTGGACTACGCTTTTAAGACCCCGGTTGACACCATTCGTGACTTGAGAAACTTCGTCGAGATTCATACCACTACCGGCAGTACCTTCCGAGCGACCCGAGTTATCTCAACCATCCCACTCAATGTTCTCCACACTATCAAGTTCGACCCCCCTGTGTCCCCAACACGTGCCGAAGCTTTCCGTCTTGGTCACGTCAATCACATGTCCAAGATTCATGCCGAAGTCAAGGGCGATATCGCTTCTTGGTGCGGTCTGACATATCCTGCCAAATTAATGTTTGGTTACAGTGATGGGCTTTATCCTAATGGGAATACTCATATTGTCACCTTTGGAGCGGATGAAACCGATGACTTCGTTCCCGAGAAGAACCCTGAGCAAGTAATTGAGGCTATGAACAGGATTCGCCCTGTGGATGTCCAGCGTATG GTCTTCCATAATTGGAATACCGACCCATGGTCCATGGCTGGCCCTGCGTGGTATCGGCCTGGGTATGCTACCAAGTATCAGGAAGAGCTCCAATCACGCCATGGAaacatcttctttgcttctgCCGACTGGGCAAGGGGCTGGCGAGCTGCGATAGACGGCGCCCTTGAACAAGGCTTCTGCAATGCACAAAGCGTTTCTAGAGAACTCCAAGGAAGGCACTGGAAGCGAGGATATTTTTTGCCGCAAGGTGATTCTGTTAGTGACTCAATCCCCCACGTTGGCGCGATGAAGGGCGGTGTGAATGGGAAGGACGGAGTGAATGGGCTCTCTAATGGTGTAAACGGCTTCCATATTTGA
- a CDS encoding L-xylulose reductase, putative yields MSPLTPKTAPALADNVLDLFSLKGKVAVVTGASVGIGLAAATAFAEAGANVVLLYARSKHTEKTASDLAARTGVKVKAYQLDVRDYDATQRLVENVVKELGRLDIWVANAGIPQDDTILDGNRKHWEDIIAVNYTAVVYQAQIVGKAFKKQGNGSFIITASAAGIANIRPTDQGVYNSSKAAVIALARSLAQEFKDFARVNSVSPGYMGDAQGAPESEITNALTRQVLNRTGEYRELAGAYLYLASDASTFCTGTDLIVDGGYHC; encoded by the exons ATGTCACCTCTTACACCTAAGACCGCCCCTGCATTGGCCGACAACGTCCTTGA TTTGTTCTCTCTCAAGGG TAAAGTCGCTGTCGTGACTGGTGCCTCTGTCGGTATCGGTCTAGCTGCCGCTACTGCCTTCGCTGAGGCCGGCGCCAATGTGGTTCTGCTCTATGCAAGAAGCAAGCATACTGAAAAGACCGCTTCCGATCTAGCTGCTCGAACGGGGGTCAAAGTCAAGGCCTATCAACTCGACG TGCGGGACTATGACGCCACTCAGCGGTTGGTTGAAAATGTCGTGAAAGAGCTTGGCAGGCTGGATATCTGG GTAGCTAATGCCGGTATTCCCCAAGACGACACTATCCTCGATGGCAACCGGAAACACTGGGAGGACATCATTGCCGTCAACTACACCGCTGTTGTATATCAAGCTCAAATCGTTGGAAAGGCATTTAAGAAGCAGGGGAACGGCTCGTTCATCATTACAGCATCTGCTGCCGGTATCGCCAACATCCGACCTACTGACCAAGGCGTTTACAACTCTAGTAAAGCTGCAGTGATCGCTCTGGCCCGTTCGCTTGCTCAGGAATTCAAGGATTTCGCCAGGGTCAACTCTGTGTCTC CTGGCTATATGGGTGATGCACAAGGCGCGCCGGAGTCTGAGATTACCAATGCCTTGACTCGTCAGGTCCTCAACCGGACAGGGGAGTACAGAGAGCTTGCTGGTGCCTATCTTTACCTTGCTTCCGATGCTTCGACCTTCTGCACCGGCACAGATTT GATTGTCGACGGTGGCTATCACTGCTAA
- a CDS encoding Maltose O-acetyltransferase, whose product MPPAPAPHLTNKLIPPPEEGEDPTQLSLMISAKPYLALDKYLDRLRNRGAIKLDEITRTPDHEKRMELWKEFANIGENVSITQRFFCEYGFNLHFEGENFIAADCTFVDVCPIYIGKRTMIGPNVRIYTPDHPISPEARAGLTGEEWGKIVRIEEDCWICGSAIILPGVTVGKGSTVAAGAVVTKDIPPRSLAMGNPARVVKKILEDGTIVKA is encoded by the exons ATGCcccctgctcctgctcctcaCCTTACCAACAAGCTTATTCCACCTCccgaggaaggtgaagacCCTACCCAGTTGTCTTTGATGATCTCCGCCAAACCCTACCTCGCCCTTGACAAATACCTTGACCGTCTTCGCAATCGTGGTGCTATCAAACTAGATGAAATTACGAGAACACCTGATCATGAGAAGCGCATGGAGCTTTGGAAGGAGTTTGCCAACATAGGCGAAAATGTATCAATCACTCAACGATTTTTCTGCGAATAT GGCTTCAATTTGCATTTTGAAGGCGAGAACTTCATCGCAGCTGATTGTACATTCGTTGATGTCTGCCCAA TTTACATCGGCAAGAGAACGATGATTGGTCCGAACGTCAGAATATACACTCCCGACCACCCTATTTCTCCCGAAGCTCGAGCCGGTTTGACTGGTGAGGAGTGGGGCAAGATTGTAAGGATTGAAGAGGACTGTTGGATATGCGGTTCTGCTATCATCTTGCCTGGCGTTACCGTCGGTAAGGGAAGCACTGTTGCCGCTGGAGCAGTAGTCACGAAAGACATCCCTCCCAGGAGTCTGGCCATGGGTAATCCTGCTCGTGTCGTCAAGAAAATTCTGGAGGACGGTACCATTGTCAAGGCTTAA
- a CDS encoding GabA permease, putative — MSHQGEIRPASQLSVPVDVAGSDGGHSNKKATSSSTRIEIVGDVQPDNEISAMGYTPQLKRNRGQLTIQTMLLSLFAVPFGISSGFYTAMIGGGPASLLWGFILVGCLQECVAVSLGEICSRFPTSGGPYYWSYALAPPGIRTMLSYVTGWLYMLAIWMLDLGTHYGTAILIAGAINIYYPDWNAPVWVTLLICYGLYVLSTLITWKGHRWVPMLDTVNAVFTGICLVAIVASLLGIAAEGRRSASFVFTHYDWSYSGWGRGFTFCIGLLPGCFVMCGIGFISSMSEEVAVPTKQIPRAMVIGIPMAVFSGLIFILGCLFTLPDVDKLLNAPGGSPMPVILATATGSKAGGVALLSLIISNATIACVANQYISSRTTWSFSRDHALPKSRFWSAVTEDSQPRNALIMSSVVQMLVALIGLGSSSAFNAFLNVGIIGVDLAFGMPIAISLWSGRKLVKDAPWYAGTVGKVCNIISVLWVSFSLVLFSMPIAIPVDAVSANYAPAVLVFFMGFSTLWYIFRARRVYKGPPSVDFLVSLDIPELSQREEQ; from the exons ATGTCTCATCAAGGAGAGATTCGACCAGCATCTCAGCTATCAGTTCCTGTCGACGTTGCAGGTTCGGATGGAGGCCATAGCAACAAGAAAGCAACATCCTCTTCGACGAGGATCGAGATTGTTGGAGATGTACAACCCGACAATGAAATTTCTGCCATGGGCTACACGCCTCAGTTGAAAAGG AATCGTGGCCAACTCACGATTCAGACTATGCTTTTGTCAT TGTTCGCCGTTCCGTTTGGAATATCGTCAGGCTTTTACACTGCCATGATCGGCGGTGGCCCTGCATCTCTGCTCTGGGGTTTCATCCTGGTAGGCTGTCTCCAAGAATGCGTAGCAGTCTCCCTAGGGGAGATTTGCTCTCGTTTCCCAACCTCTGG TGGGCCTTATTATTGGTCTTATGCTCTGGCTCCGCCCGGAATTCGAACCATGTTAAGCTATGTTACTGGATGGCTTTATATGCTCGCCATTTGGATGTTAGACCTTGGTACCCATTACGGTACTGCCATCTTGATTGCAGGCGCCATCAACATTTACTATCCTGACT GGAATGCACCCGTCTGGGTAACACTTCTCATTTGCTATGGTCTGTATGTTTTGTCCACTCTGATTACTTGGAAGGGCCATCGCTGGGTCCCTATGCTTGAT ACTGTCAACGCAGTGTTCACCGGTATTTGCTTGGTAGCAATTGTCGCAAGTTTACTGGGCATCGCTGCCGAAGGTAGACGGTCGGCATCTTTCGTTTTTACTCATTATGACTGGAGCTACTCAGG CTGGGGCAGAGGGTTTACCTTCTGCATCGGCTTGCTACCAGGCTGCTTCGTCATGTGTGGTATTGgtttcatctcttccatgTCCGAAGAAGTTGCTGTCCCTACCAAGCAA ATCCCTAGGGCGATGGTTATCGGTATTCCTATGGCCGTCTTTTCCGGCTTAATTTTCATCCTGGGCTGTCTCTTTACCCTTCCAGATGTTGATAAGCTTCTGAATGCCCCTGGCGGCTCTCCTATGCCAGTCATCCTCGCCACTGCCACGGGGAGCAAAGCTGGTGGCGTCGCGTTACTATCTTTGATCATATCGAACGCTACTATCGCTTG CGTCGCCAATCAGTACATTTCTTCTCGAACCACATGGTCCT TCTCTCGTGATCATGCCCTACCCAAAAGCCGCTTCTGGTCCGCTGTTACTGAGGATTCACAACCTAGGAATGCTCTCATCATGTCCT CTGTTGTTCAGATGCTCGTTGCCCTAATCGGCCTCggttcctcctccgccttcaACGCCTTCTTGAACGTTGGTATTATAGGGGTCGATCTGGCCTTCGGAATGCCAATTGCCATTAGCCTTTGGTCGGGGCGCAAGTTGGTGAAGGATGCCCCCTGGTATGCTGGGACTGTCGGAAAGGTCTGCAACATCATCTCCGTCCTTTGGGTTTCATTCTCCCTGGTTCTTTTCTCGATGCCCATTGCCATTCCCGTTGATGCTGTGTCGGCAAACTATGCCCCTGCGGTGCTCGTTTTTTTCATGGGTTTCTCCACATTGTGGTACATCTT TCGAGCTCGGAGAGTGTATAAAGGACCCCCTTCTGTCGACTTCCTTGTGTCTTTGGATATTCCTGAGCTCTCTCAACGAGAAGAGCAGTGA
- a CDS encoding expressed protein, whose amino-acid sequence MSGSTSSAPKTAGKARTKQGSLLAAVQLVPDGDKPYRRSRTGCLTCRKRKKKCPEQYDDNSCLRCKAGGWKCIREEDVSGGSSRSQMTDSSPKARGSPATQQRQQQQQLQAHQHQIQHHQVAGTGPSQFHQLHDEVRSPSDGASSEQSTAAAATEAYHNMDENSLSMAAHGAPTNPDNLVGNYRSNFLPDDIWMDQPLDAILSATAPTFDISFYGSLGDPSAPDPFHFTPALDFDMVNNGSGSGHRDPTLFDNLPSELTLEHISSEEELLYDFYNRYVLPAWSLTYPSKTRKAVIARYYEVTNAHRVTQLCRLAVAAVYITHLRRRASYQAGWVGHSGLPMDYVPEKYLSLKVDAEEMVREAMLLVRSPKDLNITMEAHFWALSDLHMAVGSFCDSSKAYAIMDLAEGLLALTYGLHPEVDFLSLNSYIPFYLRAFAMIDLNRSICQRRRTFFAFLETPQMGASGFLNDGSHDQWFGLPAGLAVSFASLSNLVAHIRDPSCTLSPNDISSASKRIEANFKAYQSPFAVHDISFDRHPIAWAAELSVETEIWRHLGLLLLWRLVDQQSVLSTPMRDTVHLVINLLKSLQYVSTPRVESENNVIDFWSLNYTTPAFLIGTLLVDRDDRAFCKRFLERLGGEKNLEDMIVALETTWAATDRSGQVADWFEECTRLDLAVTFF is encoded by the exons ATGAGTGGCTCTACCTCCTCAGCGCCCAAGACCGCTGGTAAGGCCAGAACCAAACAAGGATCTCTTCTAGCAGCTGTTCAACTAGTTCCAGATGGTGATAAACCATATCGTCGCTCCAGGACGGGCTGTTTGACATG CCGTAAAAGAA agaagaaatgtCCGGAGCAG TACGATGACAATTCGTGCTTGAGATGTAAGgctggaggatggaaatgcatacgagaagaagacgttTCCGGCGGATCGAGTAGGAGCCAAATGACTGACTCGTCTCCTAAAGCTCGAGGCTCGCCAGCGACTCAGCAaaggcagcagcaacagcagctACAGGCACATCAGCATCAAATACAACACCATCAAGTCGCAGGAACGGGGCCGTCGCAATTCCACCAACTCCACGATGAGGTGCGGTCTCCTTCGGACGGAGCCAGCAGTGAACAGTCAACCGCCGCCGCAGCGACTGAAGCATACCACAACATGGATGAAAACTCTCTGTCGATGGCAGCGCATGGTGCTCCTACCAATCCTGACAACCTGGTTGGCAATTATCGCTCGAATTTTTTGCCTGACGACATATGGATGGACCAACCATTGGATGCAATCCTCAGCGCCACTGCACCGACATTTGACATCTCTTTCTATGGGTCCCTTGGTGACCCTAGTGCTCCAGATCCTTTCCATTTCACTCCTGCTCTTGACTTTGATATGGTCAACAACGGCTCTGGTAGTGGCCATCGAGATCCAACACTTTTCGACAACCTTCCGAGTGAACTTACACTAGAGCATATATcatctgaagaagagttgttGTACGACTTTT ATAACAGATACGTCCTCCCTGCCTGGTCTCTCACTTATCCCAGCAAAACACGCAAAGCCGTCATTGCTCGCTATTACGAAGTCACTAATGCTCATCGAGTGACCCAGCTCTGTAGATTGGCCGTTGCTGCTGTCT ACATCACCCACCTTCGTCGAAGAGCTTCTTATCAAGCTGGCTGGGTAGGGCACAGTGGGTTACCAATGGATTATGTGCCAGAGAAGTACTTGTCACTGAAAGTGGAtgcggaggagatggtgcgGGAGGCAATGTTACTTGTGAGATCACCCAAGGA TCTCAATATCACGATGGAGGCTCACTTCTGGGCGCTGTCTGATCTTCAC ATGGCTGTTGGCTCATTTTGCGATTCATCAAAAGCGTATGCTATCATGGATCTTGCCGAAGGACTGCTCGCTCTCACGTATGGGCTACACCCCGAAGTTgatttcctttctcttaaCAGCTATATCCCATTCTATCTCCGAGCATTTGCCATGATCGACTTGAATCGCAGTATCTGTCAACGTCGTCGCACATTCTTTGCGTTTCTGGAAACTCCGCAAATGGGAGCGAGTGGTTTTCTGAATGACGGCTCACATGATCAG TGGTTTGGCCTCCCAGCTGGCCTTGCTGTCTCTTTTGCTTCACTAAGCAACCTTGTTGCTCACATACGTGATCCATCGTGCACTCTGTCTCCTAACGACATATCTTCCGCCTCGAAAAGAATTGAAGCCAATTTCAAAGCGTACCAATCGCCATTCGCGGTGCATGACATTTCTTTTGATCGTCATCCTATTGCATGGGCAGCCGAACTATCAGTTGAAACAGAAATCTGGCGACATCTAGGGTTACTATTGTTGTGGCGATTGGTGGATCAACAATCAGTTTTATCAACACCAATGAGAGACACAGTTCACCTAGTTatcaatctcctcaaatCGTTACAATACGTTTCTACCCCTCGAGTGGAGAGTGAGAACAATGTCATTGACTTTTGGTCACTGAATTATACCACGCCAGCCTTTCTGATTGGTACTCTACTCGTGGATAGAGATGATCGTGCGTTTTGTAAGAGGTTCTTGGAGAGgctgggaggagagaagaatcTTGAGGATATGATTGTAGCATTGGAAACTACATGGGCAGCCACGGATCGTTCGGGCCAAGTAGCAGATTGGTTTGAAGAGTGCACCCGCTTGGATCTGGCAGTGACTTTTTTCTGA